The following proteins are co-located in the Microcystis wesenbergii NRERC-220 genome:
- a CDS encoding dihydroorotate dehydrogenase-like protein produces the protein MNLHTTYMGLQLRSPLVIGAAAPLSEDIDNIKKMEDFGAAAVVLHSFFEEQIKQERLALHHHFTHGAESFAEALTYFPEPEVFHVGSDEYLNHIRKAKEMVDIPIIASLNGETAGGWLEYATQIQQAGADALELNVYYVPNDLELTGNHVEQNYIDILKIVKSEVSIPVSMKLSPYFSNTANMAKQLAEAGADGLVLFNRFYQPDIDLETLDVHPNIILSNPQAMRLPLRWIAMLYGRVPTDFAATSGIHNAIDVIKMMMVGAKVTMLVSVLLRHGLEEITKIEQGLLHWLEENEYESIEQLIGSMSQMNCPDPTAFERVQYMRALQSYEPVWKRFQTTSK, from the coding sequence ATGAATCTACACACTACCTACATGGGTTTACAATTGCGATCGCCGTTAGTCATCGGTGCGGCCGCACCCTTGAGCGAGGATATCGACAATATCAAGAAAATGGAGGACTTTGGAGCCGCTGCCGTGGTTTTACACTCCTTTTTCGAGGAGCAGATTAAACAGGAAAGACTGGCTCTACACCATCATTTTACCCACGGAGCCGAGAGTTTTGCGGAGGCTTTGACTTATTTTCCCGAACCGGAGGTTTTTCACGTTGGTTCCGACGAATATCTCAACCATATTCGCAAAGCCAAAGAAATGGTCGATATTCCCATTATTGCCAGTCTCAACGGTGAGACCGCCGGGGGATGGTTAGAGTATGCCACTCAAATTCAACAAGCGGGCGCTGATGCTTTGGAGTTGAATGTTTATTATGTTCCCAACGACCTGGAATTAACCGGAAATCACGTCGAACAAAACTATATTGATATCCTCAAAATTGTCAAATCGGAGGTATCAATTCCCGTCTCGATGAAGTTAAGTCCCTACTTTAGCAATACGGCCAATATGGCTAAACAATTAGCGGAAGCAGGGGCCGATGGGTTGGTATTATTTAACCGTTTCTATCAGCCGGATATCGACTTAGAAACCTTAGATGTTCACCCCAATATTATCCTCAGTAATCCCCAAGCAATGCGTTTACCCCTGCGCTGGATTGCCATGCTTTACGGTCGTGTACCGACGGATTTTGCCGCTACCAGTGGCATTCATAACGCCATCGACGTGATCAAAATGATGATGGTGGGGGCAAAAGTGACTATGTTAGTTAGTGTTTTATTACGCCACGGTTTGGAGGAAATTACCAAGATCGAACAGGGTTTATTGCATTGGTTGGAAGAAAATGAATACGAATCGATCGAGCAGTTAATTGGCAGTATGAGTCAAATGAATTGCCCCGATCCGACGGCTTTTGAACGGGTACAGTATATGAGGGCCCTGCAAAGTTACGAACCTGTTTGGAAACGTTTTCAAACCACCAGTAAATAA
- a CDS encoding RNA-guided endonuclease InsQ/TnpB family protein, translating to MEKAYSFRFYPTAEQESLLRRTLGCVRLVYNKALHLRTQAWYERQERVGYAETSSMLTEWKKQEELDFLNGVSCVPLQQGLRHLQTAFTNFFAGRTKYPNFKKKHQGGSAEFTKSAFKFKDRQIYLAKCTEPLPIRWSRQIPDGCEPSTVTVRLHPSGRWHISIRFDDPTIKPLPVTDKAIGIDLGISSLVITSDGDKVSNPKHFKKHYQRLRRASKNLSRKQKDSKNREKAKIKVAKIHAQITDSRKDHLHKLTTQLVRENQTIVVENLAVKNMVKNPKLSQAISDVSWGEITRQLAYKCRWYGKNYIEIDRCFPSSKRCSNCGYIVKKLPLNVREWDCPNCGTHHDRDINASKNILAAGLAVSVCGATIRPEQSKTGAAGAKNPSGKKQKPKS from the coding sequence ATGGAGAAAGCCTATTCGTTTCGATTTTACCCCACAGCAGAACAAGAGTCGCTATTGCGGCGCACCTTGGGCTGTGTAAGATTAGTTTACAATAAAGCTCTCCATCTCAGAACACAAGCTTGGTACGAAAGACAAGAAAGAGTAGGATATGCTGAAACTTCTTCGATGTTGACTGAGTGGAAAAAACAAGAAGAATTAGACTTCTTGAATGGGGTTAGCTGTGTTCCTTTACAACAAGGTTTAAGACACCTACAAACAGCTTTTACTAATTTCTTTGCTGGTCGTACTAAGTATCCTAACTTTAAGAAAAAACATCAAGGAGGAAGTGCCGAATTTACTAAGTCTGCTTTTAAATTCAAAGACAGACAAATCTATTTAGCTAAATGCACAGAACCTTTACCTATTCGATGGTCAAGACAAATACCAGACGGATGTGAACCAAGTACAGTAACGGTCAGATTACATCCTTCTGGACGTTGGCATATCTCAATAAGATTTGATGACCCAACGATTAAGCCTCTACCAGTAACAGATAAAGCCATTGGAATTGACTTAGGAATTAGTAGCCTCGTGATTACCAGCGATGGCGATAAAGTATCTAATCCTAAGCATTTTAAGAAACATTATCAGAGGTTGCGAAGAGCATCGAAAAATCTTTCTAGAAAACAGAAAGACTCAAAGAATCGAGAAAAGGCAAAAATCAAAGTAGCCAAAATTCACGCTCAAATCACCGATAGCAGGAAAGACCATTTACACAAGCTAACCACTCAATTAGTTCGTGAAAACCAAACGATTGTGGTTGAGAATTTAGCCGTTAAGAATATGGTCAAAAACCCGAAATTATCTCAGGCAATATCTGATGTAAGCTGGGGAGAAATCACCCGACAATTAGCCTATAAATGCCGTTGGTACGGGAAAAATTACATCGAAATAGATAGATGTTTTCCCAGTTCTAAACGGTGCAGTAATTGTGGGTATATTGTGAAAAAGCTGCCGTTAAATGTTCGAGAGTGGGACTGTCCGAACTGTGGGACTCACCATGACCGAGACATTAACGCCAGTAAAAATATTTTGGCCGCAGGGCTTGCGGTGTCAGTCTGTGGAGCGACCATAAGACCAGAACAGAGTAAAACTGGGGCGGCAGGTGCGAAAAATCCTTCGGGAAAGAAGCAGAAACCTAAATCGTGA
- the lexA gene encoding transcriptional repressor LexA: MTNLESLTQAQQELYDWLIEYIRTTQHAPSIRQMMRAMNLRSPAPIQSRLERLRAKGYIDWTEGKARTLRILKQPVQGLPVLGVIAAGGLVEPFTDEEEKLDLSNLLQRSQDCYALRVSGDSMIEDHIADGDLVIMRSLTGNEAVSNGEIVAARVEGHGTTLKRFYQEGEIITLQPSNQKYQPITANTEQVQVQGVLVGVWRGY, encoded by the coding sequence ATGACTAACCTCGAATCCCTTACTCAAGCGCAACAGGAGTTGTACGACTGGCTAATTGAGTACATTCGCACTACACAACACGCCCCTTCTATCCGGCAAATGATGCGAGCGATGAATTTACGCTCTCCCGCACCGATTCAAAGCCGTTTAGAACGTTTACGGGCCAAAGGCTATATTGATTGGACAGAAGGAAAAGCACGCACCCTGCGGATTCTCAAACAACCAGTGCAAGGTTTACCGGTTCTAGGCGTGATCGCTGCTGGTGGTTTAGTGGAACCCTTCACCGATGAGGAAGAAAAACTCGATCTTTCTAACCTGTTGCAACGCAGTCAAGACTGTTATGCCCTGCGCGTTTCCGGAGACAGTATGATCGAGGATCATATTGCCGATGGGGATCTAGTGATTATGCGTTCTCTGACGGGTAATGAAGCGGTGTCCAATGGGGAAATCGTCGCCGCCAGAGTCGAAGGCCACGGCACTACTTTAAAACGTTTCTACCAAGAAGGAGAAATCATCACTCTCCAACCCTCCAATCAAAAATATCAACCAATTACAGCCAATACCGAACAAGTACAAGTACAAGGGGTTTTGGTTGGTGTTTGGCGCGGTTATTAG
- a CDS encoding TIGR02450 family Trp-rich protein: MPKKQKYPHLLGSKWTAKQKTWGWRHFQVVNRQNRGQWVFAELVASCDPTVRFWINAKQLQDANLWQSGWQTLTEMNQPDSADEIIVN, encoded by the coding sequence ATGCCCAAAAAACAGAAGTATCCCCATCTCTTGGGATCAAAATGGACGGCAAAACAAAAAACATGGGGCTGGCGACATTTTCAAGTGGTCAATCGTCAAAATCGCGGTCAATGGGTTTTTGCCGAATTAGTCGCTTCCTGCGATCCGACTGTCCGCTTCTGGATTAATGCTAAACAGTTGCAAGATGCGAATCTCTGGCAATCAGGTTGGCAAACCCTAACGGAAATGAACCAACCCGACAGCGCCGACGAGATTATTGTTAATTAG
- a CDS encoding DUF4335 domain-containing protein, whose protein sequence is MSNLIRKYTPPTCTLEIWGNSSPLAVWLGKNVLNDAHFQLRFDDPRLSEEKQVTIKGDRTQLQLLGEIVANYVQNLLSSPVSTLSFVASGSPESHLPSLPSLRCQGLLQHQLFLGSLLTDQDQQEIELTTSQLFDLANALGEYNHEIPLIPPLIRQKTRKNVLIWTGLIASALITIGGIAIAFYQQQEAVNNDLSTDPNSAKIPQPLPTLPLPPTGTAAPNPQLPANLGNKTPLPPPPPVATVPVPVRPSSVPLVIPPSTLPPPPVTGSRPGGTAIVIEPDNQKIPITAPPVTGDQGTNALANVPPTTMNPTPAPPKLPDLPPISPINPENVNLNPKPPTSTAKAPETNLLDTIPQVAETREYFQSRWQPPESLKHTLEYRLVLNQDGSLKQIIPLGQAAKIYLDRTNMPLLNQPFVSPLDIPGNPQLRLVLGSDGTVRTFMEQQ, encoded by the coding sequence ATGAGTAATCTAATTCGCAAATATACACCCCCCACCTGTACCCTAGAAATTTGGGGAAATAGTTCGCCCCTAGCGGTTTGGCTGGGTAAAAATGTCTTAAACGATGCCCACTTTCAATTGCGCTTTGATGATCCTAGATTGAGTGAGGAAAAACAGGTGACGATCAAAGGCGATCGCACACAATTACAACTCCTAGGGGAAATTGTCGCTAATTATGTGCAGAATTTACTCTCTAGTCCCGTTTCTACCCTCTCTTTCGTGGCTAGTGGTTCCCCCGAAAGTCATCTCCCCTCCTTGCCTTCTCTCCGTTGTCAGGGACTTCTCCAGCATCAATTATTTTTAGGTTCCCTGCTAACCGATCAGGATCAACAGGAGATCGAATTAACCACATCGCAATTATTCGATCTAGCCAATGCTTTAGGGGAATATAACCATGAAATCCCCCTAATACCCCCATTAATTCGCCAGAAAACTCGAAAAAATGTCCTGATCTGGACGGGATTAATCGCTTCGGCCCTAATAACTATCGGGGGAATAGCGATCGCATTTTATCAACAGCAAGAGGCGGTCAACAATGATTTAAGCACCGATCCCAATAGTGCCAAGATTCCCCAACCCTTGCCAACGCTGCCTTTACCCCCGACGGGAACGGCCGCCCCCAACCCGCAGTTACCGGCAAATTTGGGCAATAAAACCCCTTTACCGCCACCGCCGCCCGTGGCAACCGTTCCAGTCCCAGTGCGCCCCTCTAGCGTCCCCCTAGTGATTCCGCCGTCCACTTTACCGCCGCCACCAGTCACAGGTTCGCGTCCCGGCGGTACGGCGATCGTAATTGAACCGGATAATCAGAAAATCCCGATTACTGCCCCCCCCGTCACCGGTGATCAGGGTACAAATGCACTGGCAAATGTTCCCCCCACCACGATGAATCCGACTCCAGCACCGCCAAAATTGCCAGATTTACCGCCTATAAGCCCTATTAACCCCGAAAATGTCAATTTAAACCCTAAACCGCCCACAAGCACTGCTAAAGCCCCAGAGACGAATTTACTAGATACAATTCCCCAAGTGGCAGAAACCAGAGAATATTTTCAATCCCGTTGGCAACCGCCGGAAAGTCTCAAGCATACTCTAGAGTACCGTTTGGTCTTAAATCAGGATGGTTCCCTAAAACAGATTATTCCCCTGGGACAGGCGGCGAAAATCTATCTCGATCGCACTAATATGCCCCTGCTCAATCAACCTTTCGTTTCTCCCCTCGATATCCCCGGTAATCCCCAATTGCGTCTGGTGCTTGGTTCCGATGGTACGGTGCGGACTTTTATGGAACAGCAATAG
- the nifJ gene encoding pyruvate:ferredoxin (flavodoxin) oxidoreductase, translated as MTTKTYATIDGNEAVARVAYRLSEVIAIYPITPSSPMGEWSDSWAAERRANLWGTIPSVIEMQSEGGAAGTLHGALQTGSLTTTFTSSQGLLLMLPNFYKIAGELTSSVVHVAARALAAQGLSIFGDHSDVMSARSTGWAMLAANSVQEAQDLAAIATATTLETRIPFLHFFDGFRTSHEVQKVELISDETLKELIDEDLIIAHRQRALTPDRPVLRGTAQNPDVYFQARESVNPFYYACPDITQKIMDRFAQLTGRQYHLYEYHGAPDAERVIILMGSGAEAVHETVDYLNQNGAKVGVLKVRLYRPFAAEKLLAALPATVKKIAVLDRCKEPGAGGDPLYLDVVNAFMEEYEGKLPKIVGGRYGLSSKEFTPAMVAGIFDNLSLDKPKNHFTIGIVDDLTFSSLEYDRSFSTEPDEVVRAVFYGLGSDGTVGANKNSIKIIGEDTDNYAQGYFVYDSKKSGSVTVSHLRFGPHPIRSTYLITDANFIACHQWEFIEQFDLLETAKSNSIFLLNSPYPPEEVFSHLPRHLQQTIIDKNLQVYTINATQVAKEAGMGSRINTVMQVCFFALAGVLSREDAIAQIKKAIRKTYGKKGEEIVQMNIKAVDSALEHLYQVPIPATVTPEAFELRPPIPDNAPTFVQEVLGKIIARHGDELPVSALPNDGTYPTATSQWEKRNIAQEIPVWDADVCVQCGKCVLVCPHAVIRSKVYDEAELATAPETFKVANAKDHDWKGLKFTIQVAAEDCTGCGLCVDVCPAKNKSQPRLRAINMAPQLPLREQERVNWDFFLNLPNPDRLSLNLNKINHQQMQEPLFEFSGACAGCGETPYVKLVSQLFGDRMIVANATGCSSIYGGNLPTTPWAVNAEGRGPAWSNSLFEDNAEFGLGFRVSIDKQAEFAAELLGTLASEIGESLAADILNCHQVDEAEIYEQRHRVEALKSRLGQLTPTTQVKMLLSVADYLVKKSVWIVGGDGWAYDIGYGGLDHVLASGRNVNILVMDTEVYSNTGGQASKATPRAAVAKFASGGKPGPKKDLGLMAMTYGNVYVASVAMGAKNEQTIKAFLEAEAYNGPSLIIAYSHCIAHGINMTTAMNHQKEVVESGRWLMYRYHPDLAKEGKNPLQLDSRAPKLTVAQTLYSENRFKMLATSKPEEAKRLLKEAQADVDTRWQMYQYLAAKGTGGKE; from the coding sequence ATGACCACAAAAACCTATGCAACCATAGATGGTAACGAAGCTGTTGCACGCGTTGCCTATCGTCTCAGTGAAGTAATCGCTATTTATCCTATCACTCCCTCCTCGCCTATGGGTGAATGGTCCGATAGTTGGGCAGCCGAACGCAGAGCTAATCTCTGGGGAACCATTCCTTCCGTAATCGAAATGCAGAGCGAAGGTGGGGCAGCGGGAACCCTGCACGGAGCGCTACAAACAGGCTCTTTAACTACTACTTTCACTTCCTCCCAGGGATTATTATTAATGCTCCCCAACTTCTACAAAATTGCGGGGGAATTAACCTCTTCAGTAGTCCATGTGGCAGCCCGTGCTTTAGCAGCCCAAGGATTGTCAATTTTTGGAGATCATAGTGATGTCATGTCTGCCAGAAGTACGGGTTGGGCTATGTTAGCGGCTAATTCCGTTCAAGAAGCTCAAGATCTGGCGGCTATTGCCACAGCTACCACCCTAGAAACGCGGATTCCTTTTCTGCACTTTTTTGATGGTTTTCGTACCAGTCATGAGGTGCAAAAAGTCGAATTAATTAGCGATGAAACTCTCAAAGAACTGATCGATGAAGATCTAATTATTGCCCATCGTCAAAGGGCTTTAACTCCCGATCGACCGGTTTTACGAGGCACGGCACAAAATCCCGATGTTTATTTCCAGGCAAGGGAAAGCGTCAATCCTTTCTATTATGCTTGTCCCGATATCACTCAAAAAATTATGGATCGTTTTGCCCAATTAACAGGACGGCAATACCATCTTTATGAATACCACGGTGCGCCCGATGCCGAAAGAGTGATTATTTTAATGGGATCGGGAGCGGAAGCCGTCCATGAAACCGTGGATTATCTCAATCAAAATGGGGCGAAAGTTGGGGTTTTAAAAGTTCGTCTCTATCGTCCCTTTGCCGCCGAAAAATTACTGGCAGCTTTGCCAGCCACGGTGAAAAAAATAGCCGTTTTAGATCGCTGTAAAGAACCCGGTGCCGGGGGCGATCCGCTATATTTAGACGTGGTAAATGCCTTTATGGAAGAGTACGAAGGCAAGCTGCCGAAAATTGTGGGAGGACGCTACGGTTTATCTTCCAAAGAATTTACTCCGGCCATGGTTGCCGGTATATTTGATAACTTAAGTCTCGACAAACCGAAAAATCACTTCACTATTGGGATCGTTGATGATCTCACCTTTTCCAGTCTGGAATATGACCGCAGTTTTTCCACTGAACCGGACGAAGTAGTGCGGGCGGTTTTCTACGGTTTAGGTTCCGATGGTACGGTGGGAGCTAACAAAAATTCAATTAAAATTATCGGTGAAGATACTGATAATTATGCCCAGGGTTATTTCGTTTACGATTCCAAAAAATCTGGGTCTGTCACCGTTTCTCACCTACGCTTTGGCCCCCATCCGATTCGCTCTACCTATTTAATCACCGATGCTAACTTTATCGCCTGTCATCAGTGGGAATTTATCGAACAATTTGACCTGCTAGAAACCGCTAAATCGAACTCAATTTTTCTCCTGAATAGTCCCTATCCACCGGAGGAGGTGTTTAGTCACTTACCCCGCCATCTCCAGCAAACTATCATCGACAAAAATCTGCAAGTTTATACGATTAATGCCACTCAAGTGGCCAAAGAAGCGGGGATGGGCAGCCGGATTAATACCGTTATGCAGGTGTGTTTCTTTGCCCTAGCGGGAGTTTTGTCTCGGGAAGACGCGATCGCACAAATCAAAAAAGCCATCCGCAAGACCTACGGCAAGAAAGGCGAAGAAATCGTGCAGATGAACATCAAAGCTGTGGATTCTGCCCTAGAACACCTCTATCAAGTCCCAATTCCCGCCACTGTCACCCCTGAAGCTTTTGAATTAAGACCACCGATTCCCGACAACGCACCCACTTTCGTCCAAGAAGTCCTCGGCAAAATTATCGCCCGTCACGGGGATGAATTGCCCGTTAGCGCCCTTCCCAACGATGGGACCTATCCCACCGCCACTAGCCAATGGGAAAAACGCAATATTGCCCAAGAAATCCCCGTTTGGGATGCGGATGTCTGTGTTCAATGCGGTAAATGCGTTCTTGTTTGTCCCCACGCCGTTATTCGCTCGAAAGTCTATGATGAGGCCGAATTAGCCACGGCCCCGGAAACCTTTAAAGTCGCTAATGCCAAGGATCACGACTGGAAAGGGCTAAAATTCACCATCCAAGTGGCCGCCGAAGATTGTACCGGTTGCGGTCTCTGTGTTGATGTTTGCCCCGCTAAAAACAAATCGCAACCACGTCTAAGAGCGATTAATATGGCTCCCCAATTGCCCCTGCGGGAACAGGAACGAGTTAACTGGGATTTCTTCCTTAATTTGCCTAATCCAGACCGATTAAGCTTAAATCTCAATAAAATTAACCATCAGCAAATGCAGGAGCCTCTCTTTGAGTTTTCCGGCGCTTGTGCCGGTTGTGGTGAGACTCCCTACGTTAAATTAGTCAGTCAGCTATTTGGCGATCGCATGATAGTGGCTAATGCTACCGGTTGTTCATCTATCTACGGAGGTAATTTACCGACAACACCCTGGGCAGTTAACGCCGAAGGTCGCGGTCCGGCCTGGTCGAATTCCCTCTTTGAAGATAATGCCGAATTTGGCTTAGGATTCCGAGTTTCCATCGATAAACAGGCAGAATTTGCCGCAGAACTCTTAGGAACCCTCGCTAGTGAAATCGGAGAAAGTCTAGCGGCAGATATTCTCAATTGTCACCAAGTCGATGAAGCGGAAATTTACGAACAACGGCATCGGGTAGAGGCCCTAAAATCCCGTTTAGGGCAATTAACCCCGACCACGCAGGTGAAAATGTTGTTATCCGTGGCCGATTATCTGGTCAAGAAAAGCGTCTGGATTGTCGGGGGTGACGGTTGGGCCTACGACATCGGTTATGGTGGTTTAGATCACGTTTTAGCCAGTGGTCGCAATGTGAATATTTTGGTCATGGATACGGAAGTTTACTCGAATACGGGCGGCCAGGCCTCGAAAGCTACTCCTCGCGCCGCCGTAGCTAAATTTGCTTCTGGTGGCAAACCAGGACCGAAAAAAGACCTCGGTTTAATGGCCATGACCTACGGTAACGTCTATGTGGCCAGCGTGGCTATGGGGGCAAAAAACGAGCAAACTATCAAAGCTTTCCTAGAAGCGGAAGCTTACAACGGGCCATCGTTAATTATCGCCTATTCTCACTGTATTGCTCACGGGATCAACATGACCACCGCCATGAACCATCAAAAAGAAGTGGTGGAAAGCGGTCGCTGGTTAATGTACCGTTATCATCCCGATTTAGCTAAAGAAGGCAAAAATCCCCTGCAATTGGACAGCCGTGCGCCTAAACTTACCGTAGCGCAAACTCTCTACTCGGAGAATCGCTTTAAGATGTTGGCCACCAGTAAGCCGGAGGAAGCTAAACGTCTGCTCAAAGAAGCACAGGCAGATGTGGATACGCGCTGGCAAATGTATCAGTATTTAGCAGCAAAAGGTACAGGAGGCAAGGAATAG
- a CDS encoding DUF3038 domain-containing protein, whose product MPQSAESSTGEDLPLAISPSNEQLESINSYLNLILASLVSLANLDSESITQAAQELALDADTSDRLVAYYWQPQSNLSLADIRSLVLLLCHLAQKKQELIRRAVILLEQVGTQGEEPVKTTLLGNYIDNFRLKYPEISENNLSDSSLTSLAWKLLIDLLFYSSPRSHLLLWHTLLASKK is encoded by the coding sequence ATGCCTCAGTCTGCCGAGTCCTCCACGGGTGAGGATTTACCCCTAGCTATCTCACCCAGTAACGAGCAGTTAGAGAGTATTAATAGCTATTTAAACCTGATTTTGGCATCTTTAGTCTCTCTAGCTAATTTAGACTCTGAGTCTATCACCCAAGCAGCCCAGGAATTAGCCTTAGATGCGGATACAAGCGATCGCCTAGTTGCCTACTACTGGCAACCCCAGTCAAACCTCTCCCTAGCGGACATCCGTTCTCTAGTTCTCCTCCTCTGTCATCTAGCCCAAAAAAAGCAAGAGTTAATCCGTCGCGCTGTAATTCTTTTGGAACAAGTGGGGACTCAAGGAGAAGAACCGGTCAAAACCACGCTTTTGGGCAATTATATCGATAATTTTCGCTTAAAATACCCAGAAATATCGGAAAATAATCTCAGCGATTCTAGCCTGACTTCCCTAGCCTGGAAATTATTAATCGATTTATTGTTCTACAGCAGCCCCCGCAGTCATCTCCTTCTCTGGCACACCCTTTTGGCAAGTAAAAAGTAA
- a CDS encoding Na+/H+ antiporter: protein MSLESATDEVIKQNLEQFLIVLSVSLSVATVSRIFSWFRQIPYTLLLVIVGLGLAFIDIRLVNLSPELILEIFLPPLLFEAAWNTRWRDLKDNWIPVSLFAIVGVIISIFGVGFTLDELTNLPLFTALLVGASLSSTDPVAVVALFRELGASKKLTVLLEGESLFNDGVAVVAFALLVEIPLGASGLSLETTISRIAAFIGIGVAVGCLVGFGISYLTQRLDLPLVEQSLTLVSAYGAYLLTEEFGGSGVIGVVTTGIILGNFGSRISMSPRTRLLVTEFWEFLAFFVNSIVFLLIGDQIRLSSLADNLNLIFITIAAVVAARFLATFALATVSNALMETKINWREKTVLWWGGLRGSVSIALALSVPVIFPNRQDIIDIVFGVVLFTLLVQGLTIQTFLSRLDLIGDQPIRENYAELLARRVALKRVLDYLSKLDKSPDVAPEFFSYEQHLVKEKLKTVEAEIQSLNDSYPQLQLLTMEQLRETLLDIEADTYAEFIRSGRLTSNLSPVLQEILAESKISEQ, encoded by the coding sequence ATGAGTTTAGAATCCGCTACCGATGAAGTCATTAAGCAAAATTTAGAACAATTTCTAATTGTTTTGTCCGTTTCCTTGAGTGTGGCCACGGTTTCGAGGATTTTTAGCTGGTTTCGCCAAATTCCTTACACCCTATTGTTAGTGATAGTCGGTTTAGGTTTAGCTTTCATCGATATCCGTCTGGTGAACCTATCCCCCGAACTGATTCTAGAAATTTTTCTGCCCCCTTTGCTATTTGAAGCCGCTTGGAATACCCGCTGGCGAGATCTGAAGGATAATTGGATTCCCGTCAGTCTTTTCGCCATTGTCGGCGTAATTATCTCGATTTTCGGGGTTGGTTTTACCCTCGATGAATTGACCAATTTACCCCTATTTACGGCCTTATTAGTGGGTGCGAGCCTTTCTTCTACGGATCCCGTCGCTGTTGTCGCTCTTTTTCGCGAATTAGGGGCGAGTAAAAAGCTCACCGTGCTTTTGGAAGGGGAAAGCTTATTTAATGATGGGGTCGCTGTCGTCGCTTTCGCTCTTTTGGTGGAAATTCCCCTCGGTGCTAGTGGTCTATCCTTAGAGACAACCATTAGCCGGATTGCCGCTTTTATCGGTATCGGGGTGGCAGTGGGTTGTTTAGTGGGTTTTGGTATTTCCTATCTGACTCAGCGTCTCGATTTACCCCTAGTGGAACAGTCTTTAACTCTTGTGTCCGCCTACGGTGCTTATCTATTAACCGAGGAGTTCGGGGGTTCGGGGGTAATCGGAGTGGTGACTACGGGGATTATTTTGGGTAATTTTGGCTCTAGAATCAGTATGAGTCCCCGTACCAGACTATTAGTCACGGAATTCTGGGAGTTTCTTGCTTTTTTTGTCAATTCGATCGTTTTTCTCCTCATCGGCGATCAGATTCGTCTCTCCAGTTTAGCCGATAATCTCAATTTAATTTTTATCACGATCGCCGCTGTGGTAGCGGCCCGTTTTCTGGCTACCTTTGCTTTGGCAACTGTTAGTAATGCCTTGATGGAAACTAAAATTAATTGGCGAGAAAAAACGGTTTTATGGTGGGGAGGTTTGCGCGGTTCCGTTTCTATTGCCCTAGCTTTAAGTGTGCCGGTTATTTTTCCCAATCGTCAGGATATCATCGATATCGTCTTCGGAGTTGTTCTCTTTACCCTTTTGGTTCAAGGATTAACTATTCAAACTTTCCTATCGAGATTAGACTTGATCGGCGATCAACCAATTCGAGAAAACTATGCGGAACTTTTAGCCCGACGGGTAGCTTTAAAAAGAGTTTTAGACTATCTTTCTAAGTTAGATAAATCTCCCGATGTTGCCCCCGAATTCTTTAGTTATGAGCAGCATCTCGTCAAAGAAAAGTTAAAGACCGTAGAAGCGGAAATACAATCTCTCAACGATAGTTATCCCCAATTACAGCTATTGACAATGGAACAACTTCGGGAAACCCTCCTAGATATCGAAGCTGATACCTACGCTGAATTTATTCGATCCGGCCGTTTAACTAGCAATTTATCCCCCGTCCTCCAAGAAATTCTCGCTGAAAGTAAAATTAGTGAACAGTAG